AGCAATGTCATTTCTTAGCTGGGTCAATTCGGTAAGTGCTCGTTCCAAGTCACCGGCTGTCGTATTGGCAGCGGTGGTGGCACGATCTTGGGCTGAGAGCGTGAATAGCGGTATCAGCAGACTGATAATAAGAAGCTTTTTCATAGAAAGTATTGTTTTGGAAGTCATTTTTATTCGCCGACTGGGTAGTTCTATTCTTGCAGGGATACTGGAACACTAACGAAAAGAGCTGGCTTGCGATTATCCGCCACAAGAATGGCATCGTTCACTGCCTGAGCAATTTCTGGTCTTTCGATCCATTCCCAGCCTTTACCAACAACGGGATACCCATAACCGGCAGTGGTCATGGCTTCATCAGAAAAATAAGCTTGTCCGAAGCCTATGTATAGAGTTCGCACCTCAACTGTTTCTCCATTTGCTTCCCGGAGTTCACTACTCAGATTGATCGTTTTATTGAAGTACTCGACGTTCCTCAATATGGAGAGCACGTTCTGAATGCGTTCTTCTAGAGGTATTTCAACAATTCTGTCCAACGTTGGATCTGGGATGCGGCGCATTTGCGTAGCCACTTTTTCTATAAATACGGCAGGGAAAACGGAGGATAACTCGATCAACTTAGCTTCAAAGACTGGAACAGCCTTCTCAACGATGGCAATGGCAGCTTCGTATTCAGTAATTTCAGCTGATAGTTTTTTCTCATTGTCGCCTTGTGAGGAAATATCCTCACGAGCAACAGCGATGGCAGACGTGAGAGATTCAATCTCTGCCTTCATGAAATCAATACTCTCGTTGAGCGTTTTCTCTTCAGCCATCCATTCGGTTCTCTCCTCAGCAATAATCTGACGAGTTTCAACCCACTGCTTTAAGGTTACACGCGCGTTCTCGAGTTCTTCTGCCCCTTGAACTCCGGCCCAGCTACCTAAGAGCGTAATGATCGCGAACAATGGGATTTTAAATTTTTTAGTGGTGGTCATTTCTGTGTTTTCCGGGGAAATGGGTTAATACGTAAGGATCGAAAGTAGAATTTAATTAGCGACAGCGCGATAAACATTTCGGGCAGCGACGAGGTATTCTTCTACTTCGTCTCTTGGATCAATGTTTTGAGCACGCTCCAAAGCACGGATGGATTCGCGGTATTTTTCGTGGGCCATCAGCGCCTTACCGTAATGGTAAAGAGCCTTGGATTCATAAATGCTGATGCTTTGAGCTCTTTCGTAGAGAAACTCAGCTTTTTCAAAGTCACCGGCCGAAGAATAGTAATCTGCTAGAAGTATAAGCACTTCTCCATCCAATGGATTTTCAGCCGCCATCTCTTCCAAAGTGGGAATGATGGCGGCAGTAGCCTGCCCCGATTCAGCCTGAATCTTCGCTTGTAGTTTCCTTACTTCGAAAGACTGTTTGCTATCCAGACTATTGCCGTAGGTCTTTTGAATCTCAGTTAGTACCTCATTGGCAGCATCAGTGAACCCTGCTTCAATGAGGGTAGCCGCTGCATCAAGAGGCTTCTCTACATTGAGACGTCCTTGTTTAGAAATAGCATCTTTGTAAGCTCCTAAGGCTGCTTCAACAAAGTCATTTTCAACATAGATGTCTCCTAAAGCGACCAGGTTTTCTGCTGAAATTTGTCCCAAGCGACGAAGCACTTCATAATTAGAAGCAGCGGAAAGATTGTCTCCTAGCCCCATGTAGGCATCTGCCTGGAGTCGCCAGTATTCAGCTTGCTCAGGAGCACCTTCGATCAAGCGGTCAAAAAGTCCAACCGCATCCTGAAATTTACGCTGATGAAGAATACTTCTAGCGAGTCCGTATTCCCAATCTTCGTTTTCCACTTCATAGATTAAAGCAGAGCGGTAGGATGTTTCGGCTGCAATATACTGTTCCTTCTCAAAAAAGAGATACGCAAGGATCGCATAAATGTTCTTATCTACAGCGCCCAGTTTCACCGCTTGTGTGAAGTGGACGAGCGTCTTATCCAAGTTGCCCAACTGGAAATAGAGAAAACCGATATTCTCATGCGCACGGAGGAAATCCTTATGCTTCTTTATGGCATTTTCGTAGCTCTGAACCGCCTGTTGCAGTTGTCCGTCCTGATAATACATGTTTGCCAGTATCATATCAAACGAGGCGCCGGAATCGGGCAATTGAGTCTTTTCAACCAACATTGCTTTTGCGGCAGCTCGATCAGTTTGCAGAACTAACAACAGTTCTTCTTCGATGTAAGTCTTGTCTACCGGAGACACGCGAGGCTCTATGGTTATCCGTGGAGCATAGGTTCCAATGAAACGATCGACAAAGTCAGGGTTGTTCCACGGATTGGACTCCGGCACCTGGGCATCGGTGAATGAGAATCCGAGGGCACTAAACGCAACCAGAAGGATCGAGAATGGTTTGGATTTTTTAATTTGGCGTAACATGTGAACTAAGAGTTATCGTCTTGTAGATAAAGAGAGCGGAATATGAACCCGAGCTTCACGGCCTTGCTGGCACGCACTCTGGATTTTGATTTCCATTGGTTAGTAGCTTCGAGAGCTGATTTTGTGAAATATTGAGCATAGAGGATTTAGTCAGTGGCAGAAGAAAGGCTGATAATATCGGCTCCCCCTAAACGGGCTTCATCCATAACGCTGACAACGAGTCCAGCATTCGCGGCGTCTTGAGCCTCCACAACAACGGGAGCTTCAGGGTCAGCAGCGAGTACTTGACTCACTTTGGGGCGAACAGAGCCGAGGGCTACTTTTTCGCCGTTGTAGAAGATCTGATTGTTTTTATCTACGCGAATGTTGACGGATTCCTTATCTTCGTCTTGTGGCTCGGGCTGGTCTACAGGATTAGGACGATCAACGCCAAATCCAGACTCCTCCACAAATACCGTCGTAACGATAAAGAAGATTAAGAGAATGAAAACCATATCAATCATCGGAGAGATGTTGATATCGTTATTGTCGTCGCCGCCTGAAAGTGATTTGCGATTTCTCATGTCTGTGGGAGAACGATTGAGCTGGTTTGCTTATTATTTTCTGCCTGGCAAACCATTGATAAATCCAATCGCGGTTCGTTCCATACTACTAAGAACACCCTTGGATTTACGTGAGAGCAAGGCATGGAAAATCAGAGACGGAATCGCCACAATCAAACCGAATTGAGTAGTGATTAAAGCTTCTGAAATACCTGTTGATAGTGATTTTGCATCACCCGTTCCAAAAATGGTAATCAATTTAAAGGTGGTAATCATACCCATTACCGTTCCAAGCAGTCCTAAAAGAGGTGCAGTCGCAGCGGTAACAGCGATGAAAGGGAGGAAGCGTTCCAGCTTAGGTTGGGCTTCGATCATCTTTTCATAGAGGATTTCCTCTACATGATCCTTGTCTTTGTGATGATTGTTAACGGCAGCCGTTAGAAGCGCTCCTACAGGACCTTTAATCTTCTGAGCATATCCTAAGGCTTCATCTTTATTTCCATTGTTGAGTGCCTCGATAATGAAAGCCAAGTCCTGAGGACGAGCACGGCGAACACCAGAGATCTCTATAAATTTAAACAGGGCAATCAACAAGGCGATACCGGCCATGGTGAGAATAGCGATCATTGCCTTACCACCCTTTTTTACGATCTCAACAAAGGTGTCTTTGGCCTCTTCGATCTGGACCGCGGCACCAAGCGTCATATCGTAGGGGAGAGATCCAGACCCATTAGAGGAGAACTCTGAAATCAATGGATCGTATAATTCGCCTACGCTACTAACTGAGGGCTGGGCTGAGCCGAACTCGCGAGAAGCGATACCAGCTACATTGTCTTCAGGGCGGGCGAAATAAACGATGGGGCCCACCATAGTGTATGTGCCTTCCTTAAGACGACCACCGGGAACAACCCCTTTACCTTGGAACTGGTGACCTCCAACCAAGTTTTCCAATCTACCTATGGCTTGCTCAACTACTTTCAATTGAGTGCTGAAACGATCTGAAGCAGATAAGTTAATATCTTCAGTAGTAAGTTTGGCGTTTCCAACGCTTTCAGCGTATATCTGGCTTTCACTGATATGAAGGCGATTGTCAAAAGAGCGGATATACTCCCCCATCAAACTACTCATATAAGCGTTGGTGTCATCTAGCAAATCAACCTCATTACGGAGGGAGCCAAGATCACGGTCAGTGTTGTCGCGGCGACGTAAAATACGATCGCGATCAGCGCGGAGGGCGAATGCAGCGTCTTTAAGACGACTTTCTTCAGCCTGAAGCGGTTGGCGTTCAACAACGATTTGTTCCTTCAAGGCTTCTAACTGCTCAATTGAGGCGTTTAAGTTTGCTTTAACGGAGCCAGAGACCGAATCGAATGTTTGAGCTGAAGCAGCGGAGATCGCACTTAGCAATAGGATGGAAATTAGTTTTTTCATGCGGAAATAATTGTAGAGAATTGCTGAGTTCTTCTTGAAATATTATTTAGCGGGTAAGACCACAAATTCAGCGGGGATTTCACTCTTAAATACACGAATGGCGCGGTCGACGTCTTCGAGGATGGTGGCATCTTCTGTCCAGGTCCACCCCTTCTCAATGTCAACCGTTCCGTATCCTGCCAGTCCTTGATCTCGGTTCGCATAATACGCACGACCAAGTCCGATGTAGATCACGTTTAAGCTAACCGTGCTACTACCGACTTTTCTGGCTTCGGTAAATACGTGGATTCCATTATTGAAAACCTCCATTTGGTCGAGAAGACCCACAATGTTTAGCATGCGCTCTCCCAAGCTAGCCCGAATCTCGCTTTCTGGCGTGTTCCGATCAGGAATGCGGTTGGTCAGACTTTCCAGGTCACTTTTCTTCTCCTGGGGGAGTGCATTGGCGAGCTTGGTTACGCGTTGTTCATACCCACGAATAACAGTAGCTACTACTGCAGATGCTTCTTTAAGTTCCTCGATCTGCCCGTTCAAGCTGATCCGGTCCTTTTCGGCCTGCGTAGATTGCGCTTCCATCTCTTCAATCCCGACTTCCAAAAGCTCGATCTCGAGTTCTAGCAACTCGACAGCATCGAGTAAGGATTGCTTCTGGATGCGCCAACGCGATTGTTCATTGGCTATTTCCTGGCGGGACTGAACGAGTTCCTGGAAAATATTCCGAGTTTCTTCTAGTTTGGACTGCCCCCAGCTCAGGGTTGTGAGGCCTACTAGGGCAACTGATGCGATCGCAAGTAATCTCTTGGTCATAAGAAGTGTCAAAAAGGTCGAAGTTAAGTAAAAACCGATTCGATGTATAGATTTTTTTAAATAAATGTAAGAAAGAGAATTGAAGCTAGAAAAACGCCCGTTACTCAACGGTTTCAGACCCATTTGAATCGCCTAAGTGATTAGACGACCTTACCGAAAAATTTAAATTTGGAGTGTACTGATCCGATTCAATTGAATAACTGACATTAACGAGAAGAAAGAAAGGAATGGTTTTAGCAAGTATCATCTTTCATTGATTGGGAATATAATGGCTTTCCCTGATGCAGAATCTGGGGGTTTCATTTCAGCAAGAATACAGCCACATTCTGAAATCATAAGGATTGTATGTATTTTTCTACTAAACGTATCTACTGATCAAAATATTAACCCAAGGCTACTAATATAATAGTAAGCATTTGCCTGGCAGGAAATTCTAGTTACATTCTAGAGACAGAATTACCTGATTCGATAATCCATATGACTCAAGATTCACAAACCGCCATTATCGTTCCCGCTCGACTGGCAAGCACTCGCTTTCCCCAAAAGCTGCTCCATCAAATTAAAGGTAAGAGCCTATTGATTCATGTAGCAGAGAGGATCCGATCAGAGATTCCTGAATTTCCATTGATTTTCGCAGTTGATGACGAACGCCTGCAGAAAGAACTGAGCCAGGCGGGATTTGAAAGCTTA
This genomic stretch from Opitutia bacterium ISCC 52 harbors:
- a CDS encoding DUF3450 domain-containing protein encodes the protein MTTTKKFKIPLFAIITLLGSWAGVQGAEELENARVTLKQWVETRQIIAEERTEWMAEEKTLNESIDFMKAEIESLTSAIAVAREDISSQGDNEKKLSAEITEYEAAIAIVEKAVPVFEAKLIELSSVFPAVFIEKVATQMRRIPDPTLDRIVEIPLEERIQNVLSILRNVEYFNKTINLSSELREANGETVEVRTLYIGFGQAYFSDEAMTTAGYGYPVVGKGWEWIERPEIAQAVNDAILVADNRKPALFVSVPVSLQE
- a CDS encoding tetratricopeptide repeat protein, which encodes MLRQIKKSKPFSILLVAFSALGFSFTDAQVPESNPWNNPDFVDRFIGTYAPRITIEPRVSPVDKTYIEEELLLVLQTDRAAAKAMLVEKTQLPDSGASFDMILANMYYQDGQLQQAVQSYENAIKKHKDFLRAHENIGFLYFQLGNLDKTLVHFTQAVKLGAVDKNIYAILAYLFFEKEQYIAAETSYRSALIYEVENEDWEYGLARSILHQRKFQDAVGLFDRLIEGAPEQAEYWRLQADAYMGLGDNLSAASNYEVLRRLGQISAENLVALGDIYVENDFVEAALGAYKDAISKQGRLNVEKPLDAAATLIEAGFTDAANEVLTEIQKTYGNSLDSKQSFEVRKLQAKIQAESGQATAAIIPTLEEMAAENPLDGEVLILLADYYSSAGDFEKAEFLYERAQSISIYESKALYHYGKALMAHEKYRESIRALERAQNIDPRDEVEEYLVAARNVYRAVAN
- a CDS encoding biopolymer transporter ExbD, which translates into the protein MRNRKSLSGGDDNNDINISPMIDMVFILLIFFIVTTVFVEESGFGVDRPNPVDQPEPQDEDKESVNIRVDKNNQIFYNGEKVALGSVRPKVSQVLAADPEAPVVVEAQDAANAGLVVSVMDEARLGGADIISLSSATD
- a CDS encoding MotA/TolQ/ExbB proton channel family protein, with amino-acid sequence MKKLISILLLSAISAASAQTFDSVSGSVKANLNASIEQLEALKEQIVVERQPLQAEESRLKDAAFALRADRDRILRRRDNTDRDLGSLRNEVDLLDDTNAYMSSLMGEYIRSFDNRLHISESQIYAESVGNAKLTTEDINLSASDRFSTQLKVVEQAIGRLENLVGGHQFQGKGVVPGGRLKEGTYTMVGPIVYFARPEDNVAGIASREFGSAQPSVSSVGELYDPLISEFSSNGSGSLPYDMTLGAAVQIEEAKDTFVEIVKKGGKAMIAILTMAGIALLIALFKFIEISGVRRARPQDLAFIIEALNNGNKDEALGYAQKIKGPVGALLTAAVNNHHKDKDHVEEILYEKMIEAQPKLERFLPFIAVTAATAPLLGLLGTVMGMITTFKLITIFGTGDAKSLSTGISEALITTQFGLIVAIPSLIFHALLSRKSKGVLSSMERTAIGFINGLPGRK
- a CDS encoding DUF3450 domain-containing protein, producing the protein MTKRLLAIASVALVGLTTLSWGQSKLEETRNIFQELVQSRQEIANEQSRWRIQKQSLLDAVELLELEIELLEVGIEEMEAQSTQAEKDRISLNGQIEELKEASAVVATVIRGYEQRVTKLANALPQEKKSDLESLTNRIPDRNTPESEIRASLGERMLNIVGLLDQMEVFNNGIHVFTEARKVGSSTVSLNVIYIGLGRAYYANRDQGLAGYGTVDIEKGWTWTEDATILEDVDRAIRVFKSEIPAEFVVLPAK